The following coding sequences lie in one Arachis ipaensis cultivar K30076 chromosome B03, Araip1.1, whole genome shotgun sequence genomic window:
- the LOC107631180 gene encoding peroxidase 19, with product MPVPKYSTACSFFSSQFTCLFVFFIIVAGTTTPCLAKIITNNTTRRHRQVSVDYYARTCPNVEQLVGSVTNQQFKESPVSGPATINLFFHDCFVEGCDGSILIASKQGSKELAEKDAEVNRELRVEGFETVMKAKEAVERKCPGVVSCADILAIAARDYVHLAGGPYYQVKKGRWDGRISMASRVEPNIPHANYTVDQLIKLFNSKGLTIQDMVALSGAHSIGFAHCKHFVKRLYNYKGNGQPDPNVDPKLLNALRMYCPNYGGNLDIVAPFDATTPFVFDQAYYGNLQKKMGLLASDQALVLDPRTKPLVQEFANDKNKFFQAFAAAMDRLSLVGVKRGKKHGEKRRDCSMHA from the exons ATGCCTGTCCCTAAATATTCTACTGCTTGTTCCTTCTTCTCATCTCAATTcacttgtttgtttgttttcttcATCATTGTAGCTGGAACTACTACACCATGCTTAGCCAAAATTATTACCAACAACACCACCCGCCGCCATCGTCAGGTCTCAGTTGATTACTATGCAAGAACTTGTCCCAATGTAGAACAGCTTGTAGGGTCAGTCACCAACCAACAATTCAAAGAATCACCTGTTTCTGGACCTGCCACCATTAACCTCTTCTTCCATGATTGTTTTGTAGAA GGGTGTGATGGATCTATTCTAATAGCATCAAAGCAAGGAAGCAAAGAATTGGCAGAGAAAGATGCAGAGGTTAATAGAGAATTGAGAGTGGAAGGTTTTGAGACCGTGATGAAGGCTAAGGAAGCAGTGGAGAGAAAATGTCCTGGTGTAGTTTCATGTGCAGACATTCTTGCAATTGCTGCAAGAGATTATGTGCACTTG GCAGGGGGACCATACTACCAAGTGAAGAAGGGAAGATGGGATGGGAGGATATCAATGGCATCAAGGGTGGAACCCAACATCCCTCATGCAAACTACACCGTTGATCAGCTCATCAAGCTCTTCAACTCAAAAGGCTTAaccatacaagacatggttgctCTCTCTGGTGCCCACTCAATAGGTTTTGCACACTGCAAGCACTTTGTGAAAAGGCTATACAATTACAAGGGCAACGGTCAACCAGACCCAAACGTTGACCCCAAACTCCTCAATGCACTGAGAATGTATTGCCCTAACTATGGTGGAAACTTGGACATTGTTGCCCCATTTGATGCAACTACACCATTTGTATTTGACCAAGCATATTATGGTAACTTGCAGAAGAAGATGGGGTTGTTAGCTTCCGACCAGGCTTTGGTTTTGGACCCAAGAACCAAGCCTTTGGTTCAGGAGTTTGCAAATGATAAGAACAAGTTTTTTCAAGCTTTTGCAGCTGCCATGGATAGACTGAGTTTGGTGGGAGTGAAGAGAGGGAAAAAGcatggagagaagagaagagactGCAGCATGCATGCATGA